The nucleotide sequence CCGACCTCGAAGCCGCCGGCAGCCCGTTGCGCCGCCGCGATTTGGCTGACTTTGCCGCCCGCGAGGTCGCGCCGCTCGCGGTCGCCCTGCACGATGCCGATGTGTACAACCTGCCGCCGCCGACGCAAGGTCTGGCCTCGCTGATGATTCTCGGCCTGTTCGACCGTCTGGGCGTGGCCGAGGGCGAGGGCTTCGCCCACTTGCACGGGCTGATCGAAGCCACCAAGCAAGCGTTTCTCGTCCGCGATCGCGAAGTCACCGATCCGGCCTGGATGACCCGGGACCCGTCGACCTGGCTGACCGATACTCATCTCGACACGCTCGCCGCACAGATCGATCCGGCCCAGGCGTTGCCTTGGCCGCAACCGGACGCCCCCGGCGATACCGTCTGGCTGGGCTGCATCGACGGCGACGGCTGCGCCGTGAGCTTCATTCAAAGCATCTACTGGGAATTCGGCTCCGGCGTCGTCTCGCCGTCCACCGGCGTGCTCTGGCAGAATCGCGGTATAAGCTTCAGTCTCGATGCGAAGGGGCGCCAGGCGCTGGCGCCGGGCCGTCGCCCGTTCCATACACTCAACCCGGCGCTCGCCCGGTTCGCCGATGGACGTACCATGGTCTACGGCACCATGGGCGGCGAAGGCCAGCCCCAGACCCAGGCGGCCGTCTTCACGCGCTACGCGCGTTTCGGTGAGCCCATCCAGCAGGCCATCAGCGCACCGCGCTGGTTGCTGGGCCGCACCTGGGGCGAAAACAGTACGACGCTCAAACTCGAATCGCGCTTCAGCGCCGATCTGGTTGAACAACTGCGAGCCGCCGGCCACGATACCGAGATCCTGGCGGATGCCTTCAGCGACACCATGGGCCACGCGGGCGCCGTGATCCACCGCCCGGACGGCTGGTTCGAGGGCGGCGCCGATCCAAGGAGCGACGGGATCGCTGCGGGCGCCTGACCCGTGATCTTCCCGGCGATCCGGATGGGGGACAGGC is from Salinisphaera sp. LB1 and encodes:
- a CDS encoding gamma-glutamyltransferase family protein — protein: MRETLRSRRGMVVAPHHLAAQAGRDVLREGGNAIEAMIASAAAIAVVYPHMNSIGGDGFWLISRPGEAPRAIDACGPAVAQADSAFYAGHDTIPSRGPLAALTVAGTVGGWTRAQAISQEWGGRLPLSRLLADAAEHARHGIAVTRSQAALGAAKHDELVGVPGFAEHLFIDGRPPDVGTVLKQSRLADTLDQLARAGLDDFYRGALADAMAADLEAAGSPLRRRDLADFAAREVAPLAVALHDADVYNLPPPTQGLASLMILGLFDRLGVAEGEGFAHLHGLIEATKQAFLVRDREVTDPAWMTRDPSTWLTDTHLDTLAAQIDPAQALPWPQPDAPGDTVWLGCIDGDGCAVSFIQSIYWEFGSGVVSPSTGVLWQNRGISFSLDAKGRQALAPGRRPFHTLNPALARFADGRTMVYGTMGGEGQPQTQAAVFTRYARFGEPIQQAISAPRWLLGRTWGENSTTLKLESRFSADLVEQLRAAGHDTEILADAFSDTMGHAGAVIHRPDGWFEGGADPRSDGIAAGA